ACAGCACTCCAGCTCGAAGTGATATCTAGGAACATAAATCTTTGTTTCATTATTAATGTTCTTTGTTTTAATCTCGAGATGGTATGTCTTTTTCTTATGGTTGAATTCAGCGGTCAAAAATTCACCATCAATAGAAATTGGGAAAGGTCTTGAAAGTGAATCTAACGCTCTGAATCCACAAAGATCAAGTTTATCAACGGGTAATCCGAATCTGATTGCTTCTGTCTCcttcattaattttacGCTATTGGGCATATTTCCAGAAAGCATTTTAACCTCAATATTGtcttttttatgtttttcaTTGGACCAAACTGAAAAGTCTTCATTATTCCAATTATCTCCCCATTTAGTGTTATTTTCATGGTTGTAGCACCACATgctgaaagaaaaattgtttCCTTCTAAAGCGTGTCCTATAGCATCTATTGCACTTATTTGTGAGGTATAATCACCTGTTGAATACGCTTTCTTGTCATCTAGATCATAGGGAGCACCAATTTCGGTAAATATCATTGGAATTAATCCTAAATTCTTTTGAGCATCTATTTGCATTTCATATAATTGTTGTTTGATACAATTCTTAACATTATTAGTGCCTAAAGCCAAAGAAGAGACTGGattagaatattttttgcaGACCATACCATAAGTATCTATGGTGAATAAGCCAGACCATTTTTTAAACATTATTGTATAGCCATCATAAAAGTGGCCCGCGCATGCTACTCTGTCATCAACTAAATTAGTTCCCTTAATACTTGGCGGCATTCTGAATACCGGAGCTTGAAGTATGACTATCAATTCCTGAGACagttttctaatttttttgaaaaagttaatataataatctCTGAAGAACACCTCGATAAAATATCTATCATCAATGGTTTTGGGGATATCATCTTGCtcacaaaaatatttagGCTTTAATATCTTTGGATTACCTGACTCATGATCTATTTCCCAAACCTCGTGCAATCTCCATATGCATGTATGTGCCTTCCATTCATCATTTCTGTGCCAGCCATATAGTTTATCTATCCtatctctttcttcacCCGTTAACCAGCAATTTTCATGTTTTTGATTTAGTACTCTCTTTCCATATTTTTTAGGGCCAAATGATGTTATCTTATACATATCTACTTCTGTCTCGTACCCTTCGCCAAGGATAAAACTTTGAAAGGCAGAAGGTGTGCCACCCAATCTTAAAAGTCTTGATTCGGGAACTTCGCCAATATCAGGTGTTCCAATTAAACCTTCATTTGGTTCATTAATCGTTTCGATACCTATCACACAGTTATTCTGTATGAGATGCGGagctttttcaataatacGCTCGTAAAGTTCAATGAAGGCATCGATAAAATGGTCCTGTAAGTACGATTGTAAGTTCTGTCCATTGATTTCACATTTTGGAGCAAATATATTGCCggcaaaaaataaagtaaaCATAGTTTGACATGCTAATTTGTAGTAGTTTGTAGTCCATAACATTTTAGGGTATGGGTTTTCAACAAACTCTTCTTTGCTATGCTGATTGACATAATCAGAGTGTAAGATTGCAGCATGTGTTTCGTAAAACCTTGAAGGATTGAATCCAGCACTGTACAACGTCCAAATCGGCGCACCTGAACCGCCACTAGCCCTACTCCAAACATCTTGATGCGGATCGAGATAAACATAGATTCCGCCAATCTCTTCGATTTTTGATAAGACGTTTATCAAGTAATCCATGTACTGGTAATCGTACTCTCTAGGACCTTTGTGTTCTAATGACTCCCAAGTAATGGGGAACCTTATCATGTTAAAACCCAGAGATTTGAGCCTGTTAATGTGATCTTCAACCTCAGGAAGAGGCACAGGATGGCCTACAAAGCTTACGTCATCCACAGTCTCAAAGTCAATCCTATCAGCAGACCTGATTCCGTAAGGCGTCTTAACACTAGGATCAAAGTTAACACCTCTCAATTGAATAACTCTACCTCTAGAGTCGTAAAATTGACCATCTTTAATAGTTATACGGTCCATATTATCGCAATTCTCCTGGGAAGTCTCTTCACAGCTAGCTTATTGGTAGAAATATATGATGTACAAGAATTCCGTTATTGATGGCattgttttatatataacttATACAAATGCgcatataaaaaaataatatataattatcCCAGCACTCACTGTGGTGCTGATTCCATACTTGTGACCCTAGGTCGATACTCTCTGcttctatttcttttgacaCATTCTCTCTATTTTTCCGAATTCCACCCATTGTTATCAATCTTGGCTATGAAATGCTAGTAGTAACATTTTTCCGataagcaaaaaaaattaataaattgGATATTTTGGCTAATTCACTCCGATACGGGGAGTCGAACCCCGGTCTCCACGGTGAAAGCGTGATGTGATAGCCGTTACACTATATCGGAATAGTAACTATTCATACTTATCAATTAATTTTTGCGGTTTTGTTATTGACCCCAGAATtccaattttattttaacATATTATGTATATAGAATAACTAAGACCTACTCAAACCGTTTATTTTACAGTAAAACTATAGTTAATAGAATGTTTCAAAGCTGTATTGTTAgcttttttatgttttcaGATCTTATAATGTTGTTTAGAAGTTTATGTTTAGGTTGGGATGTCTTACCAAAGTAGCAATCGTTTGGAACAGTTGTATCCACTCTTTATGGTAAACAATTTTGAACAGCATTACAGATATAGATTGAGTATCAAAATTTAGTAACCGTATTATCTATTTGTTCACAGCGAACTATGAGATAGCtgataaataaaataattagCTAATAGCATCGTATAGTTGCGGTGCCGATATACAGAATTTGTAATTACCCTTACCTAAGTGCTTAAAAACGTGGCTATTGAGTCGATTTTTTTGACTGCACTTAACAACAGTAAATAATTGTTTTTAAAACCCGCAACTCGTTAACCAAATATATTCTCAGTACCTTGCGGCACGCCCccattgtaatattatatcTCTCAATATTTGAACTGAACGGTTCCGTTCAGAAAGTAACTCGAAAACTTACGTAAGGCTCGAAGGGTCCCTACGCAGTTCTTCTGTAAATGTGGGGACCGTTTCAGCAATGAATGGGGAAAAAACTGTAAATCTACCTGCAGTTTAAGCTCTCGTGCAGTAAATTCTTAGAGATGCATATTTGGATTATATACGTGTGGGGGTGTTGCATCAGGGAAACCTTAAATTCAGTGTATGGAATAGCTGTCTCCATCGATTACTTCAATGCCATTGTGATGATATAGGCCAATTGCCATGCAAGGTATAAATAGCAGGGAGCATGAAGGAGAGAAAACTCAtgtgataaaatattagtCAATTATGTACTAGGAATCCATCCATAATAACACCAAGAATTCCAAAATGCCTTTCAAACACGATTTTACACCAGTTGCTCTAAAGGACACCAATTTATTTAAGCCATTGAAGGTTGGTAACACTGAGGTGTTACAACGTGTTGCTATGGCACCATTGTCCAGATTCAGGGCTGATCCCCAGGGAAATGTGCCAAACAAGAACTGGACAGAAGAATACTACAGACAAAGATCACAAAGGCCTGGTACTATGATTATCACGGAGGCTACTTTCATTTCAGCTCAAGCTGGTGGATACGATGCTGCCCCAGGTATTTGGACTGAGGAACAAATGGAACAATGGAAGAAGATTTTTAAAGCCATCCATGATAACAAGTCATTTGTATGGGTTCAAATGTGGGCTTTGGGAAGACAAGCATTCCCAAATAACATGGCTAGAGATGGTTTGAGATTGGATGCTCCTTCTGCTGACCTATATATGAGTGACAAGCAGAAGGAAGTTGCTAAAGAAAACAACATTGCTCAACATGAACTGACAAAGGAAGACATCAAGCAATACATCAAGGACTATGTCAAGGCCGCTAAGAACTCGGTTGAATCCGGAGCTGATGGTGTTGAAATCCATAGTGCAAACGGTTATCTGTTGAACCAATTCATTGACCCAAAATCAAACAGAAGAACTGACGAATACGGTGGTTCTATTGAAAATAGATGTAGATTTGCTCTTGAAGTGGTTGACGCTGTCGTGGATGCTATCGGTGCTGAGAGAACTGGTATCAGATTATCACCATATGGTTTGTTTGGTAACATGAGTGGCGGTTTTGAACCATCTATTGTTGCTCACTACGCTTACTTAATTGGTGAACTAGAGAAGAGAGGAATTGCAGGCAAAAGACTTGCGTACATTCACCTTGTCGAACCAAGTGTCACTGATTTGATGTTGGTTGAAGACCAAGGCGAATATAAGGAAGGTACAAATGATTTTGCATACTCCATCTGGAAGGGTCCCATCATCAGAGCTGGTAACTATGCACTACATCCAGAATTGGTTAAAGAACAAGTCAAGGATCCTAGAACCTTGATTGCTTACGGTAGATATTTCATCTCCAACCCTGACATCATTGACCGTTTAGAAAATGGTCTGCCATTAAATGAACAAGACAGACCAACCTTCTATACACCCACCGCAGAAGGTTATATTGACTATCCAAACTACAACGATGCTTTGCAACTTGGATGGGACAAGCAGTAGCTGATTAGAATTTCATGTAACGACTTATAGAATGCGCTTttctatcttttttttactattttATGTATTAATGACTCTAATCATATTTTATGTTTCCAGAGTTAGCAAAGAGCATATATAGAAATGAcagttattttttcataCAATGACATTATTACTTGGAAATATCGAATGAAATGCCTAGACAAACTATGAAGTCTAAATGATAATCGAgctaaaaataaaaagaaatgcgCAAGCCCGGAATCGAACCGGGGGCCCAACGATGGCAACGTTGGATTTTACCACTAAACCACTTGCGCTTAGTTAATTGAATGAGAATGTAAGGAAATTTTAGCCACCTAATAGAATATAAAGttaattttcaaaatgctATATTAAACAGTTGATGCCAATAAATTTTGGAAGAATGAAGTTATTCTTAGGCTAATCACTCTCTTACGTTCTGGTTAATAGCTAGGGTGCGTCGTTATGTTACGAAATGTAACCTCGTTTGTTAATTACCCGGTGGTAAGATTATGCAATCGACAATGCCTCGTGTCACTCacattcaatattttcgCGTTGCGCAGGAATCGATGAGCTCAAGAGTATTTAAAGAAGGTAAAGCATTGGCTTTTGTTCTCCAGTTTAAATTAACAGCTTGGTAGAAGATTGATCTGTGCTCACCTCTCAAGAGATAATTCATTACAATTAAAACATCGATAATGTCTGGCAACGTTCTAAAAGTGCAACTACGCTCCGAACACGGTATTGCTCCAACTAAGGGTTCTGTGTATGCCGCAGGATACGATATTTACGCCTCGGCAGACTATGTGATTCCAGCCATGGGCCAAGGTATGGTTCCAACTGACATATCCTTCACTGTCCCAGAAGGTACATACGGCAGAATTGCTCCAAGATCAGGTCTAGCGGTCAAGCACGGTATCCAGACCGGTGCTGGTGTTGTAGACAGAGACTACACTGGTGAAGTGAAGATTATACTATTCAATCACTCACAAAAGGATTTTGAAATCAAGAGAGGCGACCGTGTCGCTCAACTTATCTTAGAGAAGATTGTCGACGATGCCGAGGTAGTTGTCGTCGAATCTCTAGAGGACAGCCAGCGTGGTGCTGGTGGCTTCGGTAGTACCGGTAAGTAATAAATATACCagcatttttatataataacCAGCATGTGTAATAATAGGATTAAAATAATGATTAACATtagatttcaaaaactgTGTGATCGCAAGCTCATCGCCCATTTTCAGCTTCTTGAACATCTCCTCGGCCTTTGGCTAGTGCGcgaaaaaacaaacaatcAGAAAGTAAACTACAATACTAATTAACTTCAGAAGTTAGATTAGCAGCACTTCAGTAAACCTATAGAGACGGTGCTTAATAGTTTGATATCACGCTAAGAGGCTGTTTGGGAGAATACGTTAAACTGTAGGCGATCGAGGCAGCATTCATATTTTGCTGAGGATATGTCATACCATACAGTTCATATGGAGACACTCCCCATGGGGGACAAGGATAATGGTCTGCATGCTGGTGAGACCGATGGAGATGACGAAGGATTTGAGTTTCGCAGACACAGTAACCTGGGTGTACCAACACTGGGCGAGCGATTAGACAGTTTACATGAGATAAAGAGCGCCAGAAGGATGGATCACTTCAACTCGTCACGGAACTCGTTACGAGGTGGCACTGCTAGTAGTAGTCAACAGGTTCCAGAAGTTGACAATAGAGCACATATAAATGGCATCAATACCTCTTTGCAGGTTGAAGGCAATAGCTCAGTGAAGTATCTGGTGCCTTTGGAATATGTGACCGATAGTGGTAGTATACCGCGAGACAAACTTATAAAAGTGATAGATAACGAGGCGGCTTTAAAATCATCTTTGAACGAGAGAGCAAGAAATAAGCGGTTATCTTTATCACAACGAGGCAGAAGATTATCAATGCTTTCCACTGGTGTAGATAGGCACGTTATTGTTTCACCACATAAAGAAGTGCCCGAGCAAGAGTTTTATAAGCACGTAGGTGATTTGTCCTTTGGAAAAAGTTTACAACTAAGGCAGTTATTTAACTGGTGTTGTGATAGGACATATACAAGGATACAAGAGGCTGATCGCAAGAAGACACAGAGTCAAACTCTTGAGGAGAATGGTTCATACGGCGAtcccaaaaaaataaccaTGAATATTATAAAGAGTTTTGTCCACGATTTAAAGAAAGGAACTTTAGACATTGATTGGGAAGCTgaggaggaagaagaagaagacgatTACAGCGGCAATGGAAATGATACTGAACTGAATGCCCTTTTCGATGACCATAATGATGGTAATACACGCCATACTTCTGCCAGACAAAATTTGACACTATATGATGACGAATTTGATATTACACTAGGTATCCAACCTACTAGACCAGAGTTAGAATATCggaacaacaagaagaataacAGACAAAGTacaaggaaaagaaaaatccaAACGCCACATAAAAAGCTACCAAATACCAAAAATGTGGAAAACGAGAAAAATCTAATTATGCTGAAGCAgaaaattgatatattagaGAATGATATAAATGAATGGGCTAATACCTTAGATTCACATGATCCACAGAAAGAATGGCAACTTATAAAAGATGTCAAACCGGATAACACAACCCCGGAGCaaacaattacaaatgCTAACCCAGTAAAGGAACTTGAGGATAGATTAAAGGCTATGAGTATGAATGCTCATTTACTCGACTCAACATCAAAGACACTGTTGGAATTAAGCAGGATAAAATTGGATAAGCTGCGCCGGGCATATTATGACACTGCCaagaatgaaaagaaacaaattgaAAGTACCCGATTGCTCAGAGGGTTGGCTTCATCTCTTAATTAAAtgtagtttttttttttttttgactaTATAGGTCATATATATGTAGACCaatattgtaatattacTTATCAATTCAATACTTTTCAGTATTAAATTTAGAACAACTAATGGTAGGgagttattttttatatttagttttctaattataaagttattatttatttgatgtTTGCTCTGCTATTATAGCTAGTTTGAAATGAAAAGTGTTAGTAATAAAGTATCAACAATTTATATGGAATATCCGATATAGGAATACAAATAACTGTAATGAATGTAATACATGAATGTTTCGTAGTAAAGTGCCGtataatttttgaagtACTAATGCAATAATTATGAATAAGAGAAAACAATGAAACCGAGATTCATAGCCGTAAATTGAGTATcgaaataatattaaaaggAAAGACTCTTACTTATTCTTCCATGTAGTCACATAGAGTATTTGTTATGCATCAGATAACTAGGGTTTGATTCTAGCAGTAAACCTGGACCTGCCACATATGCGGGGCTttccatttcattttgttgGTCTCCAAGCAAGTCCCCATCTGAGGCCAACGATTTGAATAGCGTCACAGCCGATGTCAATAATCCATTAGACCTTTCGTTGTAAGCATTTAGTTTAGTTATCCACTCTTCCATATTTGTGTTCATCACCATATGTATGTCCTTTGAAATTTGCTCAATGAGGCTGCACCATAAGTGTGATATTTGTTCCAGACATTTATCATAGTAATAATTATTGCTTCCGGACTCAAACCGCGGTAGGTCCAATACCAGTTGTGTGCATGAC
This window of the Nakaseomyces glabratus chromosome L, complete sequence genome carries:
- a CDS encoding alkene reductase (CAGL0L09537g~Ortholog(s) have cytosol, nucleus localization) encodes the protein MPFKHDFTPVALKDTNLFKPLKVGNTEVLQRVAMAPLSRFRADPQGNVPNKNWTEEYYRQRSQRPGTMIITEATFISAQAGGYDAAPGIWTEEQMEQWKKIFKAIHDNKSFVWVQMWALGRQAFPNNMARDGLRLDAPSADLYMSDKQKEVAKENNIAQHELTKEDIKQYIKDYVKAAKNSVESGADGVEIHSANGYLLNQFIDPKSNRRTDEYGGSIENRCRFALEVVDAVVDAIGAERTGIRLSPYGLFGNMSGGFEPSIVAHYAYLIGELEKRGIAGKRLAYIHLVEPSVTDLMLVEDQGEYKEGTNDFAYSIWKGPIIRAGNYALHPELVKEQVKDPRTLIAYGRYFISNPDIIDRLENGLPLNEQDRPTFYTPTAEGYIDYPNYNDALQLGWDKQ
- the DUT1 gene encoding bifunctional dITP/dUTP diphosphatase (CAGL0L09581g~Ortholog(s) have cytosol, nucleus localization), with the protein product MSGNVLKVQLRSEHGIAPTKGSVYAAGYDIYASADYVIPAMGQGMVPTDISFTVPEGTYGRIAPRSGLAVKHGIQTGAGVVDRDYTGEVKIILFNHSQKDFEIKRGDRVAQLILEKIVDDAEVVVVESLEDSQRGAGGFGSTGK
- the DSN1 gene encoding MIND complex subunit DSN1 (CAGL0L09603g~Ortholog(s) have role in attachment of spindle microtubules to kinetochore involved in homologous chromosome segregation and nuclear MIS12/MIND complex, spindle pole localization), with amino-acid sequence MSYHTVHMETLPMGDKDNGLHAGETDGDDEGFEFRRHSNLGVPTLGERLDSLHEIKSARRMDHFNSSRNSLRGGTASSSQQVPEVDNRAHINGINTSLQVEGNSSVKYLVPLEYVTDSGSIPRDKLIKVIDNEAALKSSLNERARNKRLSLSQRGRRLSMLSTGVDRHVIVSPHKEVPEQEFYKHVGDLSFGKSLQLRQLFNWCCDRTYTRIQEADRKKTQSQTLEENGSYGDPKKITMNIIKSFVHDLKKGTLDIDWEAEEEEEEDDYSGNGNDTELNALFDDHNDGNTRHTSARQNLTLYDDEFDITLGIQPTRPELEYRNNKKNNRQSTRKRKIQTPHKKLPNTKNVENEKNLIMLKQKIDILENDINEWANTLDSHDPQKEWQLIKDVKPDNTTPEQTITNANPVKELEDRLKAMSMNAHLLDSTSKTLLELSRIKLDKLRRAYYDTAKNEKKQIESTRLLRGLASSLN
- the EGH1 gene encoding hydrolase (CAGL0L09493g~Ortholog(s) have steryl-beta-glucosidase activity, role in ergosteryl 3-beta-D-glucoside catabolic process and cytosol, fungal-type vacuole membrane localization); translation: MDRITIKDGQFYDSRGRVIQLRGVNFDPSVKTPYGIRSADRIDFETVDDVSFVGHPVPLPEVEDHINRLKSLGFNMIRFPITWESLEHKGPREYDYQYMDYLINVLSKIEEIGGIYVYLDPHQDVWSRASGGSGAPIWTLYSAGFNPSRFYETHAAILHSDYVNQHSKEEFVENPYPKMLWTTNYYKLACQTMFTLFFAGNIFAPKCEINGQNLQSYLQDHFIDAFIELYERIIEKAPHLIQNNCVIGIETINEPNEGLIGTPDIGEVPESRLLRLGGTPSAFQSFILGEGYETEVDMYKITSFGPKKYGKRVLNQKHENCWLTGEERDRIDKLYGWHRNDEWKAHTCIWRLHEVWEIDHESGNPKILKPKYFCEQDDIPKTIDDRYFIEVFFRDYYINFFKKIRKLSQELIVILQAPVFRMPPSIKGTNLVDDRVACAGHFYDGYTIMFKKWSGLFTIDTYGMVCKKYSNPVSSLALGTNNVKNCIKQQLYEMQIDAQKNLGLIPMIFTEIGAPYDLDDKKAYSTGDYTSQISAIDAIGHALEGNNFSFSMWCYNHENNTKWGDNWNNEDFSVWSNEKHKKDNIEVKMLSGNMPNSVKLMKETEAIRFGLPVDKLDLCGFRALDSLSRPFPISIDGEFLTAEFNHKKKTYHLEIKTKNINNETKIYVPRYHFELECCVISTTSGEIHYDPDHQIIAWKSASVGKNTLRISKRNKSACVIC